GGAGCATTGGCCGCGTAAAGGGCGATGATCTTTTTCTTGGAGGCGGCGAATTCCAGCCTGGTGGCCAGTACTGCTTCTACTATTTTCTGCCAGAAATTGCGTGGCTGGTTACGGGAGAGCCGGATTACCTGCATGGTAAGTGTACTGCCTCCACTCACAACTTTTCTGCCGCGGATATTCTGTCTTACTGCTCTGCTGAGCGCCAACGGATCAATGCCCCAGTGGTAGAAAAAACGTTTGTCTTCATAGGCAACAATGCACTTCGCAAATTTCTCCGGAACATGCGGATTATAAGGAAACCGCCATTGGCCATCCGGGGCTATACTGGCATTCAACAGATCGCCGTTGCTGTCTTCCAGTACATAGGAAGTAGCTGCGGTGAAAAGTTGTCTGGGTAAACAAAAATAATAGGCGATAAGAAGTATAGTTATAGCAGTCAGCCACCACTTTTTCCTAAGGCACCATTGTTTGAATGTATCTAGCTTCATCAGGGAGATCCGGAATAACTTTTATGCGGTCAAAGATAGCGTTAACTTATTGTTTTGAGTTGTTCATTGGCAGAATAATGGTTGCAGTGCGTAATGAATGAGAATGGATATGGTGGGTAATTGTTTTGGGGGTTCTTTTGCAGGATAGTTTTTTCATCATGTTAATCTATAAAAAATCAAAGGTTATGAGAAATCAATTTACAGAAATTGTAAAGCTTATCCGGCAAACATTGTCAACTGAGAAATTATTATTTATTGATAACCAGGGGAATATAATTGTGCCATCATTGATGGCACAATTTGCAGATATCCGCAATGCTATTTCAGCAAGGATAGCGCAATCTTCGGAGAACAGGTTACAATTTTGTAACTTTATATCAAATAGTTGGTTTATGGATATTCTTATTGATTTCGATGGCATTAATGATTCTTCTAAAAAAGAATGGTTACTCCAGACCCTGAAACTAATGGGAATTCGTTTTCAGGAAATAGAAAAGCCTCAAACTCAGGAAGAGTACAACCAGGAGCTGGAGGAAGGAGAAGAAGAAATCCTGAAGGGCAACTTTGTTACCCATGAACAACTACTCAAACGGATGACAAAAAAATGGAAATAATATGGACCCTCAAAGCCGTAGCACAATTAGAGAAGGTCATTGATTATATCCAACAGGATTCTCCCATGGGTGCCCAAAAAATATATTTAATAATTGTTGACCTTGTAGAAAAAGCGGCCCAACAACCGGAAAGATTTCCTGTTGATAAATACAAAGAGAACAATGACGGAAGCTGGCGGGCTTTTGAAAAATATCATTATAGAGTCTCCTACCGTATTACGCAAACTGCTATTCATATCGTTCGTATTCGCCATACCAGCCAGTCTCCTTTGCAATATTAACAGATCTAAGCATACCATGCTATTAACAAAATGCAGCGAAGATTACCAGTAAATCTCCGCTGCATTTTGCTAAAAGCTGATTGTTAATAACTACTTCACCACTTCCACCCATCTGCCAGGCTGAAACGCACGTATCGTATTATCATACATCGCTTCACAAGACACCGCAGGCAGGTAATACCGCCCCAGATACGCTGCATTCAGCAATACATTGTAGGTACGTTTCTTATTCTCTTCTACATTGAAATAAGTATACACCCTGTCGTCACGTATGTCCATATACGTAGCAGGCGATGAATGGAACGCGCTGTCGTTGCCCATCAGGCGGGTGTTGAGTATTTCCCAGCCAGACGGGAAGATCTGCGACAATGCCATCTGTTCATAGTAACCACGTTTTCCGGGATTGGTAATGGTAACAGTAGCCATGAAATCGGTG
The genomic region above belongs to Chitinophaga sp. 180180018-3 and contains:
- a CDS encoding type II toxin-antitoxin system RelE/ParE family toxin, with amino-acid sequence MEIIWTLKAVAQLEKVIDYIQQDSPMGAQKIYLIIVDLVEKAAQQPERFPVDKYKENNDGSWRAFEKYHYRVSYRITQTAIHIVRIRHTSQSPLQY